A genomic window from Micromonospora ferruginea includes:
- a CDS encoding discoidin domain-containing protein, giving the protein MAEHRTPHRHRRTGLAALAAAALAASTLTVVALTSTATPAHAAGLSPFDIAGRGATVPFREQEAEQVAHTGTKIGPDRRYGTLPSEASGREAVTLDAVGEYVEFTLAAPANAVTFRYSLPDNAAGTGRDASIDLRANGTLVKAVPVTSRYGWYYGGYPFNNNPGDTNPHHFYDETRAMFGTTYPAGTKIRLQVSSTAQSPTFTIDLADFELVAAPISKPSGVLDVVTDFGADPTGASDSTAKFQAAVDAGKAQGKAVWIPSGTFTLWDHVVVDGVTLRGAGPWYSVLGGRHPTDRKRAAGIYGKYVPGGGYSGEIRSHEAGGPSRNVTLRDFAIIGDIRERIDDDQVNALGGAMSNSVVDNLWLQHTKVGAWMDGPMDNFTIRNSRILDQTADGVNFHWGVTNSTVTNTFVRNTGDDALAMWAQSVPNVGNSFTHNTIGVTILANHLVTYGGRNITIADNVTADSVTNGGGIHVANRYPGVTGPTAVAGTITVARNTLIRNGNSDYNWQFGVGAIWFSALNEPIQGAAINVTDTDILDSSYAALHWIEGQTSGISFTNVRIDGAGTYALQVQAPSQVSFTNVRATNIAQANPMHNCVGSGFQITQGTGNSGWYTATPYCGPWPEPQWGNGPSSPPSTSVPPTTAPPTTAPPTTAPPTTPPPTGGNLALGRPATATSVNQTYAAGNAVDGNAGSYWESANNAFPQSVTVDLGASRTVDRVVLKLPAGWERRTETLSVLGSTDGSSFSTLASSAGRVFDPAAGNSVSIALPSGARRYVRVTVTGNTGWPAAQLSELEVYGGGTTTPPPTTTPPPSTPPPTTAPPTGNLAAGRPVAETSHADVYGAGNTVDGNANTYWESANNAFPQSVTVDLGSARPVARVVLKLPPSAAWQSRTQTVAVLGSTDGSSFTTLKSAAGYTFDPASGNSVSIALPSGDRRFVRLTFTGNTGWPAGQLSEFEVYAS; this is encoded by the coding sequence ATGGCCGAGCACCGCACCCCGCACCGCCACCGCCGTACCGGACTGGCGGCCCTGGCCGCCGCCGCGCTCGCCGCCTCGACACTGACCGTCGTGGCGTTGACCTCCACCGCCACCCCGGCGCACGCCGCCGGGCTGTCCCCCTTCGACATCGCCGGCCGCGGCGCCACCGTCCCGTTCCGGGAGCAGGAGGCGGAGCAGGTCGCGCACACCGGCACGAAGATCGGCCCGGACCGGCGCTACGGCACGCTGCCGTCGGAGGCGTCCGGCCGGGAGGCGGTCACCCTCGACGCGGTCGGGGAGTACGTCGAGTTCACGCTCGCCGCTCCCGCGAACGCGGTCACGTTCCGCTACAGCCTGCCGGACAACGCCGCCGGCACCGGCCGGGACGCCAGCATCGACCTGCGCGCGAACGGCACCCTGGTCAAGGCCGTGCCGGTCACCTCCCGGTACGGCTGGTACTACGGCGGCTACCCGTTCAACAACAACCCGGGCGACACCAACCCGCACCACTTCTACGACGAGACCCGGGCGATGTTCGGCACCACCTACCCGGCCGGCACGAAGATCCGCCTCCAGGTCTCCTCGACCGCGCAGTCGCCCACGTTCACCATCGACCTGGCCGACTTCGAGCTGGTCGCCGCGCCGATCAGCAAGCCGTCCGGCGTGTTGGACGTGGTCACCGACTTCGGTGCGGACCCGACCGGCGCCAGCGACTCCACCGCGAAGTTCCAGGCCGCGGTGGACGCCGGCAAGGCGCAGGGGAAGGCGGTGTGGATCCCGTCCGGCACGTTCACGCTCTGGGACCACGTGGTGGTCGACGGCGTGACGCTGCGCGGCGCCGGGCCGTGGTACTCGGTGCTCGGCGGCCGGCACCCCACCGACCGCAAGCGGGCCGCCGGCATCTACGGCAAGTACGTCCCCGGCGGCGGCTACTCCGGGGAGATCCGCTCGCACGAGGCTGGCGGGCCCAGCCGCAACGTCACGCTGCGGGACTTCGCCATCATCGGCGACATCCGTGAGCGGATCGACGACGACCAGGTCAACGCGCTCGGCGGCGCGATGTCGAACTCGGTGGTGGACAACCTGTGGTTGCAGCACACCAAGGTCGGCGCCTGGATGGACGGGCCGATGGACAACTTCACCATCCGCAACAGCCGCATCCTCGACCAGACCGCCGACGGGGTGAACTTCCACTGGGGCGTCACCAACTCCACGGTGACGAACACGTTCGTCCGTAACACCGGCGACGACGCGCTGGCCATGTGGGCGCAGAGCGTGCCGAACGTCGGCAACTCGTTCACCCACAACACCATCGGCGTGACGATCCTGGCGAACCACCTGGTCACGTACGGCGGGCGGAACATCACCATCGCCGACAACGTGACCGCCGACTCGGTGACCAACGGCGGCGGCATCCACGTCGCGAACCGCTATCCCGGGGTGACCGGGCCGACGGCGGTGGCCGGCACCATCACGGTGGCCCGCAACACGCTGATCCGCAACGGCAACTCCGACTACAACTGGCAGTTCGGGGTGGGCGCGATCTGGTTCTCCGCGCTCAACGAGCCGATCCAGGGCGCGGCCATCAACGTCACCGACACCGACATCCTGGACAGCTCGTACGCGGCGCTGCACTGGATCGAGGGGCAGACCAGCGGCATCTCGTTCACCAATGTCCGCATCGACGGCGCGGGCACGTACGCGCTCCAGGTGCAGGCGCCCAGCCAGGTCAGCTTCACGAACGTGCGGGCCACCAACATCGCGCAGGCCAACCCGATGCACAACTGCGTGGGCAGCGGCTTCCAGATCACCCAGGGCACCGGCAACTCCGGCTGGTACACGGCCACCCCGTACTGCGGGCCGTGGCCGGAGCCGCAGTGGGGCAACGGCCCGTCCAGCCCGCCGTCCACAAGCGTGCCGCCGACCACCGCGCCGCCGACCACGGCCCCGCCGACCACCGCGCCGCCGACCACGCCGCCGCCGACCGGCGGGAACCTGGCCCTCGGCCGGCCGGCGACCGCGACGAGCGTCAACCAGACGTACGCGGCCGGCAACGCGGTCGACGGTAACGCGGGCAGCTACTGGGAGAGCGCCAACAACGCGTTCCCGCAGTCGGTGACCGTCGACCTCGGCGCGTCCCGCACGGTCGACCGGGTGGTGCTCAAGCTCCCGGCCGGCTGGGAACGCCGTACCGAGACGCTGTCCGTGCTCGGCTCCACCGACGGCTCCTCGTTCAGCACGCTCGCCTCGTCGGCGGGCCGGGTGTTCGACCCGGCGGCCGGCAACAGCGTCTCGATCGCGCTGCCGTCCGGCGCCCGCCGGTACGTCCGGGTCACCGTCACCGGCAACACCGGCTGGCCGGCGGCCCAGCTCTCCGAGCTGGAGGTGTACGGCGGCGGCACGACCACCCCGCCGCCCACCACCACCCCGCCGCCGTCGACCCCGCCGCCGACCACCGCGCCGCCGACCGGCAACCTGGCCGCCGGCCGGCCGGTCGCGGAGACCAGCCACGCCGACGTCTACGGCGCCGGCAACACGGTCGACGGCAACGCCAACACCTACTGGGAGAGCGCCAACAACGCGTTCCCGCAGTCGGTGACCGTCGACCTGGGCAGCGCCCGGCCGGTGGCCCGGGTGGTGCTCAAGCTGCCGCCGTCGGCGGCCTGGCAGAGCCGGACCCAGACGGTGGCCGTGCTCGGCTCCACCGACGGCTCGTCGTTCACCACGCTCAAGTCGGCGGCCGGTTACACGTTCGACCCGGCGTCCGGCAACAGCGTGTCGATCGCACTGCCCTCCGGTGACCGCCGCTTCGTGCGGCTGACGTTCACCGGCAACACCGGCTGGCCGGCCGGCCAGCTCTCCGAGTTCGAGGTCTACGCCTCCTGA
- a CDS encoding glycoside hydrolase family 13 protein: MVDSSPWWRSAVIYQVYPRSFADGNGDGIGDVAGIRSRLDHLAALGVDAIWFSPWYPSPMADAGYDVSDYRDIDPVFGTLGEVEALITEAHASGIRTIVDVVPNHCSDAHPWFRAALAGGPDAPERELFWFRAGRGPGGDLPPTDWTGEFGGPTWTRTTDPDGTPGDWYLHLFAPQQPDFNWDHPRVRAEFEDVLRFWFDRGVDGIRIDSAGLLVKDGTLPEVHPDRPHPFRDQDGVHDVYRAWRRIADSYPGERALVGEVWLPDRQRFANYLRPDELHTAFNFDFLGCAWDATALRESIDGTLAAHAPVGAPATWVLSNHDVTRHVTRYGRADTRFSFAAKREGTPTDLELGTRRARAAALLCLALPGAAYVYQGEELGLWEVEDIPYALRQDPMWERSGRVDPGRDGCRVPLPWQGDDPPFGFSPEGASAAPWLPQPADWKDRTVRVQTGDPHSMLELYRAALACRRTEPALGDGALTWLPAPGRVLAFAREPGFTCLVNLGDEAVPLPAHESLLLASGPLDDDRLPPDTAVWLRTGSR, encoded by the coding sequence ATCGTCGACAGCAGCCCGTGGTGGCGCTCAGCGGTGATCTACCAGGTCTACCCGCGCAGCTTCGCCGACGGCAACGGCGACGGGATCGGCGACGTCGCCGGCATCCGGTCCCGCCTCGACCACCTCGCCGCGCTCGGCGTCGACGCGATCTGGTTCAGCCCCTGGTACCCGTCGCCGATGGCCGACGCCGGCTACGACGTGTCCGACTACCGCGACATCGACCCGGTCTTCGGCACGCTCGGCGAGGTCGAGGCGCTGATCACCGAGGCGCACGCGTCCGGCATCCGGACCATCGTCGACGTGGTGCCCAACCACTGCTCGGACGCGCACCCGTGGTTCCGGGCGGCGCTGGCCGGCGGCCCGGACGCGCCGGAGCGGGAGCTGTTCTGGTTCCGCGCCGGGCGTGGCCCGGGCGGCGACCTCCCGCCCACCGACTGGACCGGCGAGTTCGGCGGCCCCACCTGGACCCGCACCACCGACCCGGACGGCACCCCCGGCGACTGGTACCTGCACCTGTTCGCCCCGCAGCAGCCCGACTTCAACTGGGACCACCCCCGGGTGCGCGCGGAGTTCGAGGACGTCCTGCGGTTCTGGTTCGACCGGGGCGTGGACGGCATCCGCATCGACTCGGCCGGCCTGCTGGTCAAGGACGGCACGCTGCCCGAGGTCCACCCGGACCGCCCGCACCCGTTCCGCGACCAGGACGGCGTGCACGACGTCTACCGCGCCTGGCGGCGGATCGCCGACAGCTACCCGGGGGAGCGGGCGCTGGTCGGCGAGGTGTGGCTACCGGACCGGCAGCGCTTCGCGAACTACCTGCGGCCGGACGAGCTGCACACCGCGTTCAACTTCGACTTCCTCGGCTGCGCCTGGGACGCCACGGCGCTGCGGGAGAGCATCGACGGCACGCTCGCCGCGCACGCCCCGGTCGGCGCGCCGGCCACCTGGGTGCTGTCCAACCACGACGTCACCCGGCACGTCACCCGCTACGGCCGGGCCGACACCCGGTTCAGCTTCGCGGCCAAGCGTGAGGGCACCCCCACCGACCTGGAGTTGGGCACCCGCCGGGCCCGGGCCGCCGCGCTGCTCTGCCTGGCGCTGCCCGGCGCCGCCTACGTCTACCAGGGCGAGGAACTGGGGCTGTGGGAGGTCGAGGACATCCCGTACGCGCTGCGCCAGGACCCGATGTGGGAACGCTCCGGGCGGGTCGACCCGGGCCGCGACGGCTGCCGGGTGCCGCTGCCCTGGCAGGGCGACGACCCGCCGTTCGGGTTCAGTCCCGAGGGCGCATCCGCCGCGCCGTGGCTGCCGCAGCCGGCGGACTGGAAGGACCGCACGGTTCGCGTCCAGACCGGCGACCCGCACTCGATGCTGGAGCTGTACCGGGCCGCGCTGGCGTGCCGCCGGACCGAGCCGGCGCTCGGTGACGGCGCGCTGACCTGGCTGCCCGCCCCCGGCCGGGTGCTCGCGTTCGCCCGCGAACCCGGGTTCACCTGCCTGGTCAACCTCGGCGACGAGGCGGTGCCGCTGCCCGCGCACGAGAGCCTGCTGCTGGCCAGCGGGCCACTCGACGACGACCGGTTGCCTCCGGACACCGCGGTCTGGCTGCGTACCGGATCGCGCTGA
- a CDS encoding carbohydrate ABC transporter permease: protein MAVDSTTRTLISPAQLRRGRGRVLYWAVLAVVVAAFTLVFLGPLYWMVTGALKSGQEIAQTPPSLFPRDPQPQNYVDAWNNLALAKLLFNTFYYAMGAVLFQLVFDTAAAYALSKLRPVLGGLILGMMLATLMIPAMVLIVPQYVTVLDLPIVHVNLLDSPFAIWLPLVANAFNIFLLKRFFDSIPEDLMSAAVMDGASPLRTLWSIVLPMSRPILGVVAIFAVTAVWKDFLWPKLVMPSPETRTVSVGIYTFAGGTPMNVVIAASVIAAVPTVVLFLIFQRNIMSGLTTGGLKG, encoded by the coding sequence ATGGCCGTCGACTCCACCACCCGTACCCTCATCTCTCCGGCCCAACTGCGGCGCGGACGTGGCCGGGTCCTCTACTGGGCCGTGCTCGCCGTCGTGGTGGCGGCGTTCACGCTGGTCTTCCTCGGCCCGCTCTACTGGATGGTCACCGGCGCGCTCAAGAGCGGCCAGGAGATCGCGCAGACACCGCCGTCGCTGTTCCCGCGTGATCCGCAGCCGCAGAACTACGTCGACGCCTGGAACAACCTCGCCCTGGCGAAGCTGCTGTTCAACACGTTCTACTACGCGATGGGCGCGGTGCTGTTCCAGTTGGTGTTCGACACCGCCGCCGCGTACGCGTTGTCGAAGCTGCGCCCGGTGCTCGGCGGGCTGATCCTCGGCATGATGCTGGCGACGCTGATGATCCCGGCGATGGTGCTGATCGTCCCGCAGTACGTGACCGTGCTCGACCTGCCGATCGTGCACGTCAACCTGCTCGACTCGCCGTTCGCGATCTGGCTGCCGCTGGTCGCCAACGCGTTCAACATCTTCCTGCTCAAGCGCTTCTTCGACTCGATCCCCGAGGACCTGATGTCGGCCGCGGTGATGGACGGCGCCTCGCCGCTGCGCACCCTCTGGTCGATCGTCCTGCCGATGTCCCGCCCGATCCTCGGCGTGGTGGCGATCTTCGCGGTGACCGCGGTCTGGAAGGACTTCCTCTGGCCGAAGCTGGTCATGCCGTCACCGGAGACGCGCACGGTCAGCGTCGGCATCTACACCTTCGCCGGCGGCACCCCGATGAACGTGGTGATCGCCGCCTCGGTCATCGCCGCGGTCCCCACCGTCGTGCTGTTCCTGATCTTCCAACGGAACATCATGTCCGGCCTGACCACCGGCGGCCTCAAGGGCTGA
- a CDS encoding carbohydrate ABC transporter permease, translating into MALTTAPGATRRPGRPAPPPRQIAARRAGLGRKVRDNLTGHTFLIGAVACFAVFSWYPMVRGVVMSFQRTRRGETTWVGWDNYARIVADPSFWTAWKNTFVFTGLALVLGYAVPFFVAILLNELRHAKGYLRVLVYLPVMLPPASALFLFKFYAYDPSEAGLFNAVLTALGLPTSEWMQSPTMTMPAMVLASTWMNMGGAVLIYLAALQNIPGELYEAAEIDGAGVWRRIVHVTIPQTRLILALLAMLQIVATMQVFTEPLILANGAGTQDSATSVAYLIYQHGFFQNDLNGAAALGVIMLVVLAGFSAVYVRLTARQD; encoded by the coding sequence TTGGCGCTCACCACCGCCCCGGGTGCCACCCGCCGGCCCGGCCGTCCCGCACCGCCGCCGCGGCAGATCGCCGCGCGTCGGGCCGGGCTCGGCCGGAAGGTACGGGACAACCTCACCGGGCACACGTTCCTCATCGGCGCGGTCGCGTGCTTCGCCGTCTTCTCCTGGTATCCGATGGTCCGCGGCGTGGTGATGAGCTTCCAGCGCACCCGGCGCGGCGAGACCACCTGGGTCGGCTGGGACAACTACGCCCGGATCGTCGCCGACCCGAGCTTCTGGACGGCCTGGAAGAACACGTTCGTCTTCACCGGGCTGGCGCTCGTGCTCGGCTACGCCGTGCCGTTCTTCGTGGCGATCCTGCTCAACGAGCTGCGCCACGCCAAGGGCTACCTGCGGGTGCTGGTCTACCTGCCGGTGATGCTGCCGCCGGCGTCCGCGCTGTTCCTGTTCAAGTTCTACGCGTACGACCCGAGTGAGGCGGGACTGTTCAACGCGGTGCTCACCGCGCTGGGTCTGCCCACGTCGGAGTGGATGCAGTCGCCGACCATGACGATGCCGGCCATGGTGCTGGCGTCGACCTGGATGAACATGGGCGGCGCCGTGCTGATCTACCTGGCCGCCCTGCAGAACATCCCCGGCGAGCTGTACGAGGCCGCCGAGATCGACGGCGCGGGCGTGTGGCGGCGGATCGTGCACGTGACGATCCCGCAGACCCGGCTGATCCTGGCGCTGCTGGCGATGCTCCAGATCGTGGCCACCATGCAGGTGTTCACCGAGCCGCTGATCCTCGCCAACGGCGCCGGCACGCAGGACTCGGCGACCTCGGTGGCGTATCTGATCTACCAGCACGGGTTCTTCCAGAACGACCTCAACGGCGCCGCCGCGCTCGGCGTGATCATGCTGGTGGTGCTGGCCGGGTTCTCCGCCGTCTACGTGCGACTGACCGCGAGGCAGGACTAG
- a CDS encoding ABC transporter substrate-binding protein produces the protein MSVPQYRKVAAAALAAGLGLSLAACSTKSDDSADAGGKVTITVDCQPVGAQKELLKNWNDDVAEFQRQNPNIVVKSVSVGEQCNNPPDFTARLAGGTVTDVFYGYMTDLQQVLDSGQAMDITDHVGKDSVPTWDSVDPALKEVFTDGGKLYGVPVKNYSMGLIYNKALFQRAGLDAANPPKTWAEVRTAAKKISALGGGVAGYSEYSAGNTGGWHFTSLLYSQGGQVLSADGKKADFNNPMGKQVLQNLKDMRYGDNSMGSRQLLQWGDLLTNAGAGKVGMFIGAPDATQAIVSQFQGKYQDWAMGPLPGQDGPAKATLGGGEGYFFKKGLSPEQVKAGLKWIAYQKLTPGKGQFDYVRAKPQNYPVGLPQPLLFTNGSDAQKQELDLRKANANVDTTNFTAFEANPVPIKGEPRNAQAIYAVLDAAMSGVLTNPNANVDALLKTAEDKVNQLLAAGS, from the coding sequence ATGTCCGTACCGCAGTATCGGAAGGTCGCGGCCGCGGCGCTCGCGGCCGGCCTCGGGCTCAGCCTCGCGGCGTGTTCCACCAAGAGCGACGACTCCGCCGACGCAGGCGGCAAGGTCACCATCACGGTCGACTGCCAGCCGGTCGGCGCGCAGAAGGAACTGCTGAAGAACTGGAACGACGACGTCGCCGAGTTCCAGCGGCAGAACCCGAACATCGTGGTCAAGAGCGTCAGCGTCGGCGAGCAGTGCAACAACCCGCCGGACTTCACCGCCCGCCTCGCCGGCGGCACCGTCACCGACGTCTTCTACGGCTACATGACCGACCTCCAGCAGGTGCTGGACTCCGGTCAGGCGATGGACATCACCGACCACGTCGGCAAGGACAGCGTCCCCACCTGGGACAGCGTCGACCCGGCGCTCAAGGAGGTCTTCACCGACGGCGGCAAGCTCTACGGCGTACCGGTGAAGAACTACTCGATGGGCCTGATCTACAACAAGGCGCTGTTCCAGCGCGCCGGGCTCGACGCGGCCAACCCGCCGAAGACGTGGGCCGAGGTGCGGACCGCGGCGAAGAAGATCTCCGCGCTCGGCGGCGGCGTCGCCGGCTACTCCGAGTACAGCGCCGGCAACACCGGCGGCTGGCACTTCACCTCACTGCTCTACTCGCAGGGCGGCCAGGTGCTCAGCGCCGACGGCAAGAAGGCCGACTTCAACAACCCGATGGGCAAGCAGGTCCTGCAGAACCTCAAGGACATGCGCTACGGCGACAACAGCATGGGCAGCCGCCAGCTCCTGCAGTGGGGTGACCTGCTGACCAACGCCGGCGCCGGCAAGGTCGGCATGTTCATCGGCGCGCCCGACGCCACCCAGGCGATCGTCAGCCAGTTCCAGGGCAAGTACCAGGACTGGGCGATGGGCCCGCTGCCCGGCCAGGACGGGCCGGCCAAGGCGACGCTCGGCGGCGGCGAGGGCTACTTCTTCAAGAAGGGTCTGTCGCCCGAGCAGGTCAAGGCCGGTCTCAAGTGGATCGCCTACCAGAAGCTCACCCCCGGCAAGGGCCAGTTCGACTACGTCCGGGCCAAGCCGCAGAACTACCCGGTGGGCCTGCCCCAGCCGCTGCTGTTCACCAACGGCAGCGACGCGCAGAAGCAGGAGCTGGACCTGCGCAAGGCCAACGCCAACGTGGACACCACCAACTTCACGGCCTTCGAGGCCAACCCGGTGCCGATCAAGGGTGAGCCGCGCAACGCCCAGGCCATCTACGCGGTGCTCGACGCCGCGATGTCCGGGGTGTTGACGAACCCGAACGCGAACGTCGACGCCCTGCTCAAGACCGCCGAGGACAAGGTCAACCAGCTCCTGGCCGCCGGAAGCTGA
- a CDS encoding LacI family DNA-binding transcriptional regulator, producing the protein MTKRLTEVARKAGVSEATVSRVLNGRGGVSEATRTAVLTALDVLGYERPTKLRGERARLVGLVLPELQNPIFPALAEVVTGSLAQRGFTPALCARTIGGVPESGYVEMLLDHQVSGVIFAGGSYALADASHEHYRRLTDRGLPVVLVNAGVEELGFPRVSTDDAVAVEQAYGHLRSLGHETIGMVLGPEDHVPSRRKLDAMVRAADWGEDRGYVERSSFSMEGARVAATKLLERGVTGIVCASDVLALGTIRAARRLGRAVPADVSVVGFDDSAFMTCTDPPLTTVRQPIETMGQAAVDLLVTQIEGAGVLHDELLFEPELVVRGSTAPAPRT; encoded by the coding sequence GTGACGAAGCGCTTGACCGAGGTGGCCCGCAAGGCGGGCGTCAGCGAGGCGACCGTGAGCCGAGTGCTCAACGGCCGGGGCGGGGTGTCCGAGGCGACCCGCACGGCGGTGCTGACGGCGCTCGACGTGCTCGGCTACGAGCGCCCGACGAAGCTGCGCGGGGAGCGGGCCCGGCTGGTCGGCCTGGTGTTGCCGGAGCTGCAGAACCCGATCTTCCCGGCGCTGGCCGAGGTGGTCACCGGCTCCCTCGCCCAACGGGGCTTCACCCCGGCGCTCTGCGCCCGCACCATCGGCGGCGTGCCCGAGTCCGGTTACGTGGAGATGCTGCTCGACCACCAGGTCAGCGGCGTCATCTTCGCCGGCGGCTCGTACGCGCTGGCCGACGCGTCGCACGAGCACTACCGGCGGCTGACCGACCGGGGCCTGCCCGTCGTGCTGGTCAACGCCGGCGTCGAGGAGCTGGGCTTCCCGCGGGTGTCCACCGACGACGCGGTCGCGGTCGAGCAGGCGTACGGGCACCTGCGCTCGCTCGGGCACGAGACGATCGGCATGGTGCTCGGCCCGGAGGACCACGTGCCGTCGCGACGCAAGCTGGACGCCATGGTCCGGGCCGCCGACTGGGGCGAGGACCGCGGCTACGTCGAGCGCTCCAGCTTCTCCATGGAGGGCGCCCGGGTGGCCGCGACGAAGCTGCTCGAACGCGGCGTGACCGGCATCGTCTGCGCCAGCGACGTGCTGGCGCTGGGCACCATCCGGGCCGCCCGGCGGCTCGGTCGCGCGGTCCCGGCCGACGTGTCGGTGGTGGGCTTCGACGACTCGGCGTTCATGACCTGCACCGACCCGCCGCTGACCACGGTACGGCAGCCGATCGAGACGATGGGCCAGGCCGCGGTCGACCTGCTGGTCACCCAGATCGAGGGGGCCGGCGTACTGCACGACGAGCTGCTCTTCGAACCCGAGCTGGTGGTACGCGGCTCCACCGCCCCCGCACCCCGTACCTGA
- a CDS encoding glycosyl hydrolase family 28-related protein, giving the protein MQRSVPGPAGRPSVPKLLAAVATAAALVVPPGAAAASPAPGGPAVVTTRAALDPALVAGRGARVDYLEQEAEHARTTGTVIGPDRSAYTLAGEASGRRAVRLLPGQHVEFTLPRATNALTVRYSIPDAPGGGGITAPLRVAVGRAPARTMTLTSQYAWLYNQYPFTNDPDADLLHPDWWITECSCVPAATTPAPVIGKPFRPHHFYDEQRMLLGRTHRAGEVVRLTAPTGTAAAWTVIDLLDTHLVAPPRTIPRAVNVLAFGADPTGRRESADAFDRAVAHARRAHRPLYLPPGTYQVNRHIVVDDVTIAGAGSWYTVVKGREVALDPPAPDGSRHTGVGFYGRDAADGGSRDVHLSGFAIEGDVRERIDTDQVNGVGGALSHSTIDGLYLHHTKVGMWFDGPMTGLRVTDTVIADQIADGLNFHTGVTHSSVTDTVVRNSGDDALAMWSEGTANASNTFAYNTVQSPVLANGIALYGGAGLTVAHNLIADPVREGSAIHLGARFGAEPFAGRIRVTGNTTVRAGTYDLNWNIGLGAIWFYALDRSIDADIQVVGDAYLDSTYNAIMLVSDWPVKDSVRIDGVAFRDVRVDGTGTSVVSARTAGGASFADVDARNVGAVGVNNCGSFHFTPAGSEFRLTDLGGNDGGWLAPWLLPNTITCDDRPPVVPPPPPSTW; this is encoded by the coding sequence ATGCAGCGGAGCGTTCCCGGCCCGGCGGGCCGTCCGTCCGTACCGAAACTCCTCGCCGCCGTGGCCACGGCCGCCGCCCTGGTCGTCCCGCCCGGCGCCGCCGCGGCATCGCCCGCGCCGGGCGGCCCCGCCGTCGTGACGACCCGGGCCGCGCTCGACCCGGCGCTGGTCGCCGGGCGTGGCGCCCGGGTCGACTACCTGGAGCAGGAGGCCGAGCACGCCCGGACCACCGGCACCGTCATCGGCCCCGACCGCTCGGCCTACACCCTGGCCGGCGAGGCGTCCGGGCGGCGCGCCGTGCGCCTGCTCCCCGGGCAGCACGTCGAGTTCACGCTGCCCCGCGCCACCAACGCGCTCACCGTGCGCTACAGCATCCCGGACGCGCCGGGCGGCGGCGGCATCACCGCGCCGCTGCGGGTGGCCGTCGGCCGCGCGCCCGCGCGCACCATGACGCTCACCTCGCAGTACGCCTGGCTCTACAACCAGTACCCGTTCACCAACGACCCCGACGCCGACCTGCTGCACCCGGACTGGTGGATCACCGAGTGCTCCTGCGTGCCGGCGGCCACCACGCCCGCACCGGTCATCGGCAAGCCGTTCCGGCCGCACCACTTCTACGACGAACAGCGGATGCTGCTCGGCCGGACCCACCGGGCCGGCGAGGTGGTCCGGCTGACCGCGCCCACCGGCACGGCCGCCGCCTGGACCGTGATCGACCTGCTGGACACGCACCTGGTCGCACCGCCCCGGACGATCCCCCGCGCGGTGAACGTGCTCGCCTTCGGCGCCGACCCGACCGGCCGGCGGGAGTCCGCCGACGCGTTCGACCGGGCCGTGGCCCACGCCCGGCGGGCGCACCGCCCGCTCTACCTGCCGCCGGGCACCTACCAGGTCAACCGGCACATCGTCGTGGACGACGTGACCATCGCCGGCGCCGGTAGCTGGTACACCGTGGTGAAGGGACGCGAGGTGGCCCTGGACCCGCCCGCGCCCGACGGCTCCCGGCACACCGGCGTCGGCTTCTACGGCCGTGACGCCGCCGACGGCGGCAGCCGCGACGTGCACCTCTCCGGCTTCGCGATCGAGGGTGACGTCCGCGAACGGATCGACACCGACCAGGTCAACGGCGTCGGCGGCGCGCTCAGCCACAGCACGATCGACGGCCTCTACCTGCACCACACGAAGGTCGGCATGTGGTTCGACGGCCCGATGACCGGGTTGCGCGTCACCGACACGGTGATCGCCGACCAGATCGCCGACGGGCTCAACTTCCACACCGGCGTCACGCACTCCTCGGTCACCGACACGGTGGTGCGCAACAGCGGCGACGACGCGCTGGCCATGTGGTCGGAGGGCACCGCGAACGCGTCCAACACGTTCGCGTACAACACCGTGCAGTCACCGGTGCTGGCCAACGGCATCGCGCTCTACGGCGGCGCCGGGCTGACCGTCGCACACAACCTGATCGCCGATCCGGTCCGCGAGGGCAGCGCCATCCACCTGGGCGCCCGCTTCGGCGCGGAGCCGTTCGCCGGCCGGATCCGGGTCACCGGCAACACCACGGTCCGGGCCGGCACGTACGACCTGAACTGGAACATCGGCCTCGGCGCGATCTGGTTCTACGCCCTGGACCGCAGCATCGACGCCGACATCCAGGTGGTCGGTGACGCCTACCTGGACAGCACCTACAACGCGATCATGCTGGTCAGTGACTGGCCGGTGAAGGACAGCGTCCGCATCGACGGTGTCGCCTTCCGCGACGTCCGGGTGGACGGGACCGGCACGTCGGTGGTCAGCGCCCGGACCGCCGGCGGGGCGAGCTTCGCCGACGTCGACGCGCGCAACGTGGGCGCGGTCGGGGTCAACAACTGCGGTTCGTTCCACTTCACCCCGGCCGGGTCGGAGTTCCGGCTGACCGACCTCGGCGGCAACGACGGCGGCTGGCTGGCCCCGTGGCTGTTGCCCAACACCATCACCTGCGACGACCGTCCGCCGGTGGTGCCGCCACCCCCGCCGTCCACCTGGTGA